Part of the Synechococcus sp. HK01-R genome is shown below.
ACCGGTTGTTCCGGTTGATCACACGGCGGTAAAGGTCGTTGAGGTCAGAGGTGGCGAAACGGCCACCATCCAACTGCACCATGGGTCGCAGATCTGGCGGGATCACAGGGATCACATCCAGCACCATCCACTCCGGACGGGCGTTGGTGGCGATGAAATTGTCGATCACCCGCAGGCGCTTGATCAGCTTGGCCCGCTTCTGGCCTTTGCTGCCGGCGATTTCCTCGCGTAGCTGCTCAGCGACGGCCTCAAGCTCCAGGTCTTCGAGCAGCTGCTTGAGAGCCTCAGCACCGATGCCCACAACGGGCTCGTTCTCAATCTCAGAATCCTCGGCGTAGATCTCATCTTCGATCTCCAGCCACTCGTCCTCGGTCAGCAGCTGCTTGTACTTGAGGTCCTTGTGATCACCCGGATCGAGCACCACATAGCAGTTGAAGTAGACGATCTGCTCCACATCCCGCAGGGGCATGTCGAGAAGGATGGCCACATAGCTCGGGATGCCCTTCAGGTACCAAACGTGGGACACCGGAGCAGCCAGCTTGATGAAGCCCATGCGGTGACGACGCACCCGGCTCTCGGTCACCTCAACGCCGCAGCGTTCACAAACGATGCCGCGGTGGCGCACCCGCTTGTACTTGCCGCAGTGGCACTCCCAGTCCTTGGACGGTCCAAAGATCTTTTCGCAAAACAGCCCGTCCATCTCGGGCTTCAGCGTGCGGTAGTTGATGGTTTCAGGCTTGGTGACCTCACCCACCACCTGTCCATTAGGCAAGGTGCGCTGACCCCACTCCATCACCCGATCGGGGGATGCGAGCGTGATCTTGACGTAATCGAAGTGGTTCTCGGTGCGGAGGTTGCTGTTGGTCATTGACGGTTAAGGGAAGAGAGGGGGTCTGTCGGTTCGATCGTTCGGTCCGTCAGTCCTCGTCGTAATCCGCGACGCCGAGGGATTCATAGGTGGGCCTACTGGGCGTGCTCCGGCGGGGATTCACGTCCTGCATCAGATCCACTTCCTTGCCTTCATCGGTGAAGACCGCGATGTCCAGTCCGAGGGACTGAAGTTCGCGCATCAGCACCTTGAAGGATTCCGGGGTACCAGGACGGGGGATCGGCTTGCCCTTGACGATGGCGTTGAGCGCCTCATTGCGGCCCTGCATGTCATCGGATTTAACCGTGAGCAGTTCCTGCAGGGTGTAGGCGGCGCCATAGGCCTCGAGTGCCCACACCTCCATCTCACCCAGACGCTGACCACCTTGCTGGGCCTTACCACCAAGGGGCTGCTGGGTCACCAGGGAGTAAGGACCCGTCGAGCGAGCGTGGATCTTGTCGTCCACCAAGTGAACGAGCTTCAGGAAGTGGGAATAGCCCACTGCAACAGGCTGGTCAAAGGGTTCACCGGTGCGTCCATCACGGAGCAGCAGCTTGCCGGGATCATCCGGGTTGTAAATCCAGTCTTTGCCGGGCTGGCTCGCAGCCTCCTTCAGGAAGGCCTCCACGGTCTGCTGAGATTTCTCAGCTCCATACATCTCATCGAAGGGAACCACCTTGACCCGACAGTCGAGATTGGAGGCGGCCCAACCCATCAAGAGCTCAAACACCTGTCCGACATTCATGCGGCTCGGCACACCCAGGGGGTTGAGCACGATGTCCACCGGAGTGCCATCGGGCAAGTAGGGCATGTCCTCCCGAGGAAGGATGCGGCTGATGATGCCCTTGTTGCCATGGCGGCCAGCCATCTTGTCGCCGACCTGGATCTTGCGACGCTGCGCCACATACACCCGCACCACCATGTTGGCGCCCGGGGGCAGCTCATCCCCCTGCTCACGGGTATAGATACGAACATCCACGACGCGGCCGCGCTCAGTGCTGGGAACGCGCAGGGAGTTATCGCGAACGTCGCGAGCCTTCTCACCGAAGATCGCACGCAGCAGCTTCTCTTCCGGCGGCTGATCTGACTCACCTTTTGGAGTCACCTTGCCCACCAGGATGTCGCCGCTCTCCACAAAGGCGCCGATGCGAATGATGCCCATCTCGTCAAGGTTGCCGAGGCTTTCCTCAGCAACATTGGGAATCTCGCGGGTGATCTCTTCAGGGCCGAGCTTGGTCTGGCGTGCTTCGATCTCGTACTTCTCGATGTGCACCGAGGTGTAGAGGTCGTCATTGACCAGACGCTCACTCACAAGAATCGCGTCCTCGTAGTTGTAACCCTCCCAGGGCATGTAGGCGATCAGCACGTTCTGGCCGAGCGCGATCTCGCCGCCCTCACAGGCAGAGCCATCAGCCAGCACCTGACCGACGATGACGGGATCACCCTGACGCACGATCGGTCGCTGATTGAGGCAGGTGTCCTGGTTGGAACGCTGATACTTCTGCAGGAAATGGGTGTGATCCGTTCCCTCCTCGTCGCGCACGACAATCGCGGTGGCATCGACGAAGGTGACCGTGCCGTTGACCCGGGAGATCGGCACCATGCCGGAGTCGCGTGCCACCTGGGTTTCCAAACCGGTTCCCACAAGGGGGCGCTCGGGTCGGAGCAGAGGCACGGCCTGCCGCTGCATATTCGAGCCCATCAGGGCACGGTTGGCGTCGTCATGCTCCAGGAAGGGGATCAGGGAGGTGGCCACAGAAATCACCTGGACAGGTGAAAGCTGCACGTAGTCGACCTGCTCCGGGGGGACTTTCTCAAAGTCCTGGCGGTAACGCACTGGGATCAGATCGGCGAGGATGCGACCGTCTGAATCGGTGGCCACGTCACCAGGGGCGACACGACACTCGTCCTCCAGATCAGCGGAGAGATAGATGGGATCTCCCTGCTTGAGAACCACGCCGTTCTCAACCTTCCAGAAGGGGGTCTCGATGAACCCGTACTCATTCACCCGAGCGTGGGTGGCCAGGGAATTGATCAAACCGGCGTTGGGACCTTCCGGTGTCTCAATCGGGCAGAGACGGCCGTAGTGAGAGGGATGGATATCACGCACGGCGAAGCCGGCGCGCTCACGGGTCAGACCGCCTGGGCCCAGGGCCGAGATCCGGCGCTTGTGGGTGAGCTCAGCGAGGGGATTGGTCTGATCCATGAACTGGCTCAGCTGGCTGGAGCCGAAGAACTCCTTGATCGCCGCCACCAGGGGCTTGGGATTGACCAGCTGGGCAGGAGTGAGGGAGTCGGTCTCTCCGACAGTCATCCTCTCCTTGATGATCCGTTCGAGGCGGTTCAGGCCCACACGCACCTGGTTTTGCAGGAGTTCTCCAACCGAGCGCACGCGGCGATTGCCCAGGTGGTCGATGTCATCAAGGCTGGCCCCGCCGACATCGAGCTCGAGGTTGATGAGGTAATCGATGGTGGAGAGCACGTCCTCGTGGGTGAGGGTGCGGACCGCATCGGGAATCGTGAGGCGGAGCTTTTTATTGATTTTGTAGCGACCGACGCGACCGAGGTCGTAGCGCTTGGGATCGAAAAAGCGGGTCTGCAGCAGCTGCTGACCACCACTGACCGAGGGGGGCTCACCGGGGCGAAGCTTCTTATAAAGCTCAAGCAGAGCCTGATCCTCCGAGCTAATCCCTTCGTCGTTGGCGGCCTCAATCGACTTCTTGTAGTACTCCGGATGACGGAGCTTATCGATCACATCGTTATCCGAAAGACCCATGGCACGCATCAGGACGTGCGCGTTGATCTTGCGGGTTTTATCGACCCGGACATGCAGCAGGTCGTTCTTATCGGTCTCGAACTTCAGCCAGGCGCCACGATTAGGAATCACGCTGGCGTTGTAGGTGCGACGCCCGTTCTTATCCATTTCATCTTTGAAATAGACGCCGGGGCTGCGCACGATCTGGTTCACAATCACGCGCTCGGCACCATTGATGATGAAAGTGCCGCGCTCGGTCATCAGGGGCAGCTCCCCGATGAAAACCTCCTGCTCCTTGATTTCACCGGTCTCTTTGTTGACCAACCGGCAGGTGACATACATCTGTGAAGCGAAGGTCGCATCACGGCGCTTGGCCTCTTCCACATCGTGGCGAGGGCGCTTGAGTCGGTACTCGCTACCGACGAAGTGCAGCTCAAGCTTGCCGGTGTAATCCGTGATCGGAGAAAAGCTTTCCAGCTCCTCGATCAGACCTTTGTCCAGGAACCACTTAAAGCTGGCACGCTGCACCTCCACCAGATCGGGCAGGTAGGTGGCGGTCTTGGCGACCTGAATCGCGCTGCTGCTCATGCGGAGACCTGCAGAAGGATGGAGGGACAAAAGGCCTGAAGGTCAGCCGCTGAATTCCACGATCTTTGATCACCACAAGGCTGCGGCACCTCCTCGCCACGGGGAGAAGGCACCGCTGAAGGGGTCTCAGAGATCTCGGGAACGAACGGCGGACGTCGTCAATGCACCGGAAGGGAGTGGACGCTTCGGGAGCCGCTGCGCAGAATCTGCGCATTGGCCAGGCCAATAAAACATCTTACACTTCTACTCCGCCTTCGCCCGAAAGCGCTGGTTTCAGGGCAGAGCGAACAATTGACGGGCATTGGCGGTACTGCGCTCAGCCACCTCCTCCACGGTCTGCCCACGCAATTCAGCGACCCGTTGAGCCACCGCAGCCACAAAGGCAGGTTCGTTGCGCTTGCCTCGCCTGGGCACAGGGGCAAGAAACGGACAATCAGTCTCAACCAGAAATCGATTGTCCGGCACCTGTCGAGCACAGGCGTGAGTGACCTCAGCCTTGGGGAACGTCACCGTGCCACTGAAGCTGATGTAGAAGCCAAGCGCCAAAAACGCCTCCATCTCTTCAGGGGTACCACCCCAGCAGTGCATGACCCCCCTCGGGCAAGCACCACGAGCTTGACGCTCCTGCAGCTCACGCAGCATCGGCTCAGCGGCATCGCGGCAGTGAATGATCACCGGGCGGTCAAGCTCAACCGCCAGATCAAGCTGGGGCCTCAGCACCGCCAACTGCTCATCGAGATTCTTATCGCGGTACAAATCGAGACCGAGTTCACCGATGGCCACCACTCGGGGATCATCAAGAGCAGCGCGACGCAACAATGCCGCGGTGTCAGACGTCCAGTGCTCCGTATCCAGTGGATGCACACCCACCGAATAACGCATCTCCGGGAAGCGATCGGCAAGGGCCCGGATCGCCGGGATTTCAGAAGGCTCGACGCAAGCATGAAGCAGAGCCACCACCCCGGCCTCTCGCCAGCGCTGTGACACCTCGTCGAGATCCGCGTCGAAATTGCGGAACACGATGTGACAGTGACTGTCGATCAGCGAAAGAGTGGACACAAGGACCGGAAACGCGCCTTCCGGTCCATTTTGCAGAGTTGAACCTTGGAGCGATGCTCAGCTGGCGGTGGCTGCCGGCTCAATCGCCTTTTTCACAGCCGCGGTCAGCCGGGACTTCTGGTGGGCGCCGTTGTTGCGATGCAGAACACCACGCTTCACAGCCTTGTCAATCTTGCTGAAAGCAGCATTCATGCTGGAGTGAACGGTGGCCTTGGCATCGTCGCCGGGCTTCTCGGCATAGGCCGAACAGGCAGTGAAGCAACGCTTCATCAGGGTGCGCAGTGCCGACTTGTACGACTTGTTCTGCAGACGATTGCGCTCGGCAATCTCAACGCGCTTTTTTGACGACTTGTTATTGGCCACTGAGGCGGATCGGGTTCGACAATCTTCAACCTTAGCCCACAGGAGTTCTCCCGCACTTCATCCTTCGGACGGGAGCAGCGGGTTCTAGCTTGATCAGATGCCATTGCCTCAGAGCCCCCGCCGATGACCCAGCCGAACCGTGAGGTTCCCTCCAAGGCCAAGATCCACCTTCGCTGCCTCCATGACGCGGATCAGGCCGCTGCCTTGCTGGATCAGATCGCAGGGCGAACCGGCGGTGATGCGCAGCAGCAAGCACAGGCCACTGTCGACGGGATCCTGACGCGCGTGCGACGAGACGGCGACCAGGCTTTGATCGAACTGACCGAGGAATTAGACGGTTTCAAGCCCGAGCCCATTCAGCTGGATCCAGCGCTGCTTGAAGAGGCCTGGAAGCGAACACCGGCCGATCTCCGGGACGCTCTGGACTTGGCCCATCGCCGCATTCAGGATTTTCACTCCCGTCAGAAACCCCAGGACCTCGACTTTGAGGGGGTCCATGGTGAGCGTCTCGGACGTCGATGGCGCCCCGTACACCGGGCGGGGCTCTATGTCCCAGGTGGACGCGCTGCTTACCCAAGCACTGTGTTGATGAATGCGGTGCCTGCACGCACTGCCGGGGTGGAACGTGTCGTGATGGTCACTCCCGCCGGCCGGGATGGTTGCGTCAATCCAACGGTCTTGGCCGCTGCCCACATCGCAGGAATTCAAGAGGTTTACCGGGTGGGTGGTGCCCAGGCGATTGCCGCCCTTGCCTTCGGCACCGAAACGATTCCACAGGTCGATGTCATTACAGGGCCAGGAAATCTTTATGTGACCCTGGCCAAAAAAGCGGTGGTTGGGCAGGTGGGAATCGATTCCCTCGCCGGTCCCAGCGAGGTGCTGGTCATCGCAGACCACACAGCCGCAGTCGCCCACGTCGCTGCCGACCTGCTGGCCCAGGCCGAGCATGACCCGCTGGCTGCCTCCGTGCTGCTCACGACGGAGCCAGCCCTCGCAGCTGCATTACCGGCCGAACTGGAACGTCAGCTCTGCGATCACCCCCGCGAGAGCATCTGCAGGCAATCCCTGACGAACTGGGGACTTGTTGTGGTCTGCGACAGCCTGGAAAGCTGTGCCCGCCTCAGTGATCGCTTCGCACCCGAACATCTGGAGTTGCTGGTGGAGCGCCCCGAGGCCCTGGCGGATCGCATCCGCACGGCAGGGGCGATCTTTATTGGCTCATGGTCACCGGAGGCGGTCGGCGATTACCTCGCAGGCCCGAACCACACCCTGCCCACCTGTGGAACAGCTCGTTTCAGTGGGGCCCTGAGTGTCGAAACCTTTATGCGCCATACCTCCCTGATCGCCTTCAACAGGGCAGCCCTGGAAGCCACCGGCGGAGCCGTCATGGAATTGGCCCGCAGCGAGGGGCTGCACAGCCATGCCAACTCGGTGTCGGTGCGGCTCAACGCCTGACGAGATCTCGTACACCGGCCACACCGTCACTGATCTCACCAACCAGCACTTGATCGGTGATGTTCACGAACAGGCCGTTCTCCAACACCCCAGGAAGATTGTTGATGGCCTGCTCGAGGCCAGCAGGATCGCTGACGCCACCTTCAAATTTCACATCCAGCACCAGGTTTCCCTGATCGGTGACCACTGGACCGGCCTTCTTCACTGCCATCCGCAGTTCAGCCTCTCCCCCCATCTCGGACAGCTGTGCTTTGACCTGGCGCCAGGCGCCTGGGAGCACCTCCACAGGCAACAAAAAGCCGAGGTTCAGGGTGTCCACCAGCTTGGTGGAATCAACCACCACCACGAACCGGTCGGCGCGAACAGCCACCAGCTTTTCCTGCACATGGCAGGCTCCGCCTCCCTTGATCAGCTGAAAGGAAGGATCGACTTCATCAGCCCCATCGATGGCCAGATCGATGCGATCCACAGCATTCAGGCTTTGCAGAGGGATCCCAAGTTCTGCCGCCAGAACCTCCCCTTGAAACGAGGTGGTCACCCCGACGATCTCCGTGAGTTCACCTTGCTTCAACTTGGCACCAAGGGCCTGGATCATCAGGGCTGCCGTGGAGCCTGACCCGAGCCCGACCACCATGCCGCTCTGGATCTGCTCTGTGGCAGCAGCAGCCACAGCCTGCTTCATCTGGGTCTGAAGATCCACTGTCGTTGGTCAAAGACTGGCGAGACCGTAGCAAGGGTTTCAGCCGAGACCAGGAAGGGGGGCCGGCTTGACAGACAGGCGCAGAGTCTGACCACTGCGCAGCACCTCGAGGGGCAGTGGCGCCCCGATCTCAGCACGATCCACTTCCTGCAACAGCGCCTGAGGACCATCCACCGGGAGGCCAGCAGCGGAAATCACGAGATCGCCACGCCGAAGCCCCGCTTGGTCAGCCGGGCTATCTGGCAACACGGTCTGTACAAGAGCTCCGGAGTGCTCGGGCAGTTGAAGCAAGGCATTGGGATCGCGGTTGTGATCCCTTGCGATCCTTGGGGTGAGAGGCACCAGCTGGAGCCCTAAATAGGGATGCACCACCTCCCCTGTGGCCAGCAGCTGCTCCGCGACCC
Proteins encoded:
- the rpoB gene encoding DNA-directed RNA polymerase subunit beta, with the translated sequence MSSSAIQVAKTATYLPDLVEVQRASFKWFLDKGLIEELESFSPITDYTGKLELHFVGSEYRLKRPRHDVEEAKRRDATFASQMYVTCRLVNKETGEIKEQEVFIGELPLMTERGTFIINGAERVIVNQIVRSPGVYFKDEMDKNGRRTYNASVIPNRGAWLKFETDKNDLLHVRVDKTRKINAHVLMRAMGLSDNDVIDKLRHPEYYKKSIEAANDEGISSEDQALLELYKKLRPGEPPSVSGGQQLLQTRFFDPKRYDLGRVGRYKINKKLRLTIPDAVRTLTHEDVLSTIDYLINLELDVGGASLDDIDHLGNRRVRSVGELLQNQVRVGLNRLERIIKERMTVGETDSLTPAQLVNPKPLVAAIKEFFGSSQLSQFMDQTNPLAELTHKRRISALGPGGLTRERAGFAVRDIHPSHYGRLCPIETPEGPNAGLINSLATHARVNEYGFIETPFWKVENGVVLKQGDPIYLSADLEDECRVAPGDVATDSDGRILADLIPVRYRQDFEKVPPEQVDYVQLSPVQVISVATSLIPFLEHDDANRALMGSNMQRQAVPLLRPERPLVGTGLETQVARDSGMVPISRVNGTVTFVDATAIVVRDEEGTDHTHFLQKYQRSNQDTCLNQRPIVRQGDPVIVGQVLADGSACEGGEIALGQNVLIAYMPWEGYNYEDAILVSERLVNDDLYTSVHIEKYEIEARQTKLGPEEITREIPNVAEESLGNLDEMGIIRIGAFVESGDILVGKVTPKGESDQPPEEKLLRAIFGEKARDVRDNSLRVPSTERGRVVDVRIYTREQGDELPPGANMVVRVYVAQRRKIQVGDKMAGRHGNKGIISRILPREDMPYLPDGTPVDIVLNPLGVPSRMNVGQVFELLMGWAASNLDCRVKVVPFDEMYGAEKSQQTVEAFLKEAASQPGKDWIYNPDDPGKLLLRDGRTGEPFDQPVAVGYSHFLKLVHLVDDKIHARSTGPYSLVTQQPLGGKAQQGGQRLGEMEVWALEAYGAAYTLQELLTVKSDDMQGRNEALNAIVKGKPIPRPGTPESFKVLMRELQSLGLDIAVFTDEGKEVDLMQDVNPRRSTPSRPTYESLGVADYDED
- a CDS encoding TatD family hydrolase, which encodes MSTLSLIDSHCHIVFRNFDADLDEVSQRWREAGVVALLHACVEPSEIPAIRALADRFPEMRYSVGVHPLDTEHWTSDTAALLRRAALDDPRVVAIGELGLDLYRDKNLDEQLAVLRPQLDLAVELDRPVIIHCRDAAEPMLRELQERQARGACPRGVMHCWGGTPEEMEAFLALGFYISFSGTVTFPKAEVTHACARQVPDNRFLVETDCPFLAPVPRRGKRNEPAFVAAVAQRVAELRGQTVEEVAERSTANARQLFALP
- the rpsT gene encoding 30S ribosomal protein S20, with product MANNKSSKKRVEIAERNRLQNKSYKSALRTLMKRCFTACSAYAEKPGDDAKATVHSSMNAAFSKIDKAVKRGVLHRNNGAHQKSRLTAAVKKAIEPAATAS
- the hisD gene encoding histidinol dehydrogenase gives rise to the protein MTQPNREVPSKAKIHLRCLHDADQAAALLDQIAGRTGGDAQQQAQATVDGILTRVRRDGDQALIELTEELDGFKPEPIQLDPALLEEAWKRTPADLRDALDLAHRRIQDFHSRQKPQDLDFEGVHGERLGRRWRPVHRAGLYVPGGRAAYPSTVLMNAVPARTAGVERVVMVTPAGRDGCVNPTVLAAAHIAGIQEVYRVGGAQAIAALAFGTETIPQVDVITGPGNLYVTLAKKAVVGQVGIDSLAGPSEVLVIADHTAAVAHVAADLLAQAEHDPLAASVLLTTEPALAAALPAELERQLCDHPRESICRQSLTNWGLVVVCDSLESCARLSDRFAPEHLELLVERPEALADRIRTAGAIFIGSWSPEAVGDYLAGPNHTLPTCGTARFSGALSVETFMRHTSLIAFNRAALEATGGAVMELARSEGLHSHANSVSVRLNA
- the rpiA gene encoding ribose 5-phosphate isomerase A, which codes for MKQAVAAAATEQIQSGMVVGLGSGSTAALMIQALGAKLKQGELTEIVGVTTSFQGEVLAAELGIPLQSLNAVDRIDLAIDGADEVDPSFQLIKGGGACHVQEKLVAVRADRFVVVVDSTKLVDTLNLGFLLPVEVLPGAWRQVKAQLSEMGGEAELRMAVKKAGPVVTDQGNLVLDVKFEGGVSDPAGLEQAINNLPGVLENGLFVNITDQVLVGEISDGVAGVRDLVRR